In Rhizobium sp. N324, a single genomic region encodes these proteins:
- a CDS encoding flagellin N-terminal helical domain-containing protein — MSIYQRVSVDAALHVLRDINRNMTVTQNHITTGMRVAKAADNGVYWSVATTARTDNKAVSAIQDALGMAAATMGTAYTGVENVIDVVSEIKAKLVAATEDGVDKDKVNEEIKQLQEQLRSVSESATFNSDNWVILNNDATPTQPRQIPASFIRNADGTVSVGMLSYHIDNTPVGATSSKDARYLIDDRATGSGEYGVLTSSYFATELGASQNYVLMESKNGATTGQVVISLSAATTKGQIGEMISVVDAALTQLTTVGSAFGALEKRINLQNDFATKLHDNNTAGIGRLVDADMEEESSKLKALQTQQQLGLQSLNIANATYDTVRQLFQNF; from the coding sequence GTGAGTATTTATCAGCGCGTCTCCGTGGACGCGGCGCTTCATGTGCTGCGCGATATCAACCGCAATATGACGGTTACGCAAAACCACATCACGACCGGAATGCGTGTCGCGAAAGCCGCCGACAATGGCGTCTACTGGTCGGTCGCCACCACCGCGCGCACCGACAACAAGGCTGTTTCGGCGATCCAGGATGCGCTCGGCATGGCGGCGGCGACGATGGGCACAGCCTATACCGGCGTCGAGAACGTCATCGACGTCGTCTCCGAGATCAAGGCCAAGCTGGTTGCCGCGACCGAAGACGGCGTTGACAAGGACAAGGTCAATGAAGAGATCAAACAGCTGCAGGAGCAGTTGCGCAGCGTTTCGGAATCGGCGACCTTCAACAGCGACAATTGGGTGATCCTCAACAACGACGCGACGCCGACGCAGCCGCGCCAGATCCCGGCTTCCTTCATCCGCAATGCCGACGGCACGGTCTCGGTCGGCATGCTGAGCTATCACATCGACAACACGCCGGTGGGAGCGACGAGCTCCAAGGACGCGCGCTATCTGATCGACGACCGCGCCACCGGTTCTGGCGAATACGGCGTGCTGACCTCGTCCTATTTCGCCACCGAGCTCGGCGCCTCGCAGAATTATGTGCTGATGGAAAGCAAGAACGGCGCCACGACCGGGCAGGTGGTGATCTCGCTTTCGGCGGCCACAACGAAAGGACAGATCGGCGAAATGATCAGTGTCGTCGATGCCGCGCTGACGCAGCTGACGACGGTCGGTTCGGCCTTTGGTGCACTGGAAAAGCGCATCAATCTGCAGAACGATTTCGCCACCAAACTGCATGACAACAACACCGCCGGCATCGGCCGGCTCGTCGATGCCGACATGGAGGAAGAGTCGAGCAAGCTCAAGGCGCTGCAGACGCAGCAGCAGCTCGGCCTGCAATCGCTGAATATCGCCAACGCGACTTATGATACGGTCAGACAGTTGTTCCAGAATTTCTAA
- a CDS encoding efflux RND transporter permease subunit, whose amino-acid sequence MSVTEIHQDRASGKQSFTALFVRRPILALVFNTLMVVAGLAAYVGVEVRELPDVDRPVVTVRTTFDGASPQTIDQELTKVIEGAVARVSGLKSISSTSSFGQSRVTLEFSDTIDLAVAANDVRDAIGRITQNLPDEADAPQIVKADSDSSAIMRLAVTSTKLNMDDLTQLVENEVIDRLASVDGVADVEEYGDQEKVFRVDVDQGALASRGLTIGDLTKALDNAALDVPAGSLKSNTQDIVVRATANLQTPADFSNVMLQDRVRLGDVATVTLGPRDGETALRSNGKPGIGLGIIRQAQSNTLNISTGIKAAVEQLSKTLPEGTTIAITSDDAVFIQGAIHEVVLALVLAAVIVTAVIYLFLRDWRATLIPAVSMPVALIGTLAAIYMVGFSINILTLLAIVLATGLVVDDAIVVLENIVRRRAEGMGPRAAAVLGTREVFFAVVATTATLAAVFIPLSFLPGQVGGLFREFGFVLAFSVGLSSLVALTLCPMLASRMLTKPMIEDHGALGRLGGALARLYKRALHGCLNAPFVVLLFSVIFAGAALVAFSSVKSELTPEEDRSMVMMRLTTPQGSSLEYTRDKMQLVEENLQPLVDRGDIRNIFSISGQGGSLNSGFMVLTLAPWGERHRTQAEIVGDINQAAARVPALRGNAISSNSLRIRGAGSGVQMALIGNDHDALTAAAAKLVQALDATGRYDTPRLTNEPSQAQVSVAIDRERASDLGIDITGLSTAIQSLLEGRSVVDVFVDGESYPVLLTSTTRPIDDPTDLENVFLKTGDGKIVPMSVIATMKEGSVAPQLNREQQLASVAITAGLKDGMSLGDAVKQVTELAQPLLPAGARLLPLAEAATLEENSSGMALTFGFAIVIIFLVLAAQFESVLSSLIIMSTVPLGLACAVFALVITGSSLNIYSQIGLVLLVGVMAKNGILIVEFANQLRDRGEDVRSSIEKACALRLRPVMMTMIATILGGVPLVFAHGAGAEARVALGWVIVGGLGFATLVTLFITPVAYLLLARFGKPHAHEEARLHEEMAVATRPRAAPDEEQLQAAE is encoded by the coding sequence ATGAGTGTGACCGAGATTCATCAGGACAGGGCCTCGGGCAAGCAGAGCTTCACCGCGCTTTTCGTTCGCCGGCCAATCCTGGCGCTGGTGTTCAACACGCTGATGGTGGTCGCCGGCCTTGCGGCCTATGTCGGGGTGGAGGTGCGCGAACTGCCGGATGTCGACCGTCCCGTCGTCACCGTACGCACCACTTTCGACGGCGCATCGCCGCAGACGATCGACCAGGAACTGACCAAGGTGATCGAGGGCGCGGTCGCGCGCGTCAGCGGGCTGAAATCGATCTCGTCCACCTCTTCCTTCGGCCAGAGTCGGGTGACGCTCGAATTCTCGGATACGATCGATCTCGCCGTCGCCGCCAACGACGTGCGCGACGCGATCGGCCGCATCACCCAGAACCTGCCCGATGAGGCGGATGCGCCGCAGATCGTCAAGGCGGATTCGGATTCCTCGGCGATCATGCGCCTTGCCGTCACCTCCACCAAACTCAACATGGACGATCTCACGCAGCTCGTCGAAAACGAGGTGATCGATCGCCTTGCCTCCGTCGACGGCGTCGCCGATGTCGAGGAATATGGCGACCAGGAGAAGGTCTTCCGCGTCGATGTCGATCAGGGGGCGCTTGCGAGCCGCGGGCTGACCATCGGCGACCTCACCAAGGCGCTCGACAATGCCGCACTCGACGTGCCGGCGGGATCGCTGAAGAGCAATACGCAGGATATCGTGGTGCGCGCCACCGCCAACCTGCAGACGCCGGCGGATTTTTCCAACGTCATGCTGCAGGACCGCGTCCGGCTCGGCGACGTCGCGACGGTGACGCTGGGCCCACGCGACGGGGAAACGGCGCTGCGATCGAACGGCAAGCCGGGCATCGGCCTCGGGATCATCCGCCAGGCGCAATCCAACACGCTGAATATCTCGACCGGCATCAAGGCCGCCGTCGAGCAATTGTCGAAGACGCTGCCCGAGGGCACGACGATCGCGATCACCAGCGATGACGCCGTCTTCATCCAGGGCGCGATCCACGAGGTGGTGCTGGCGCTGGTGCTTGCCGCCGTCATCGTCACCGCCGTTATCTATCTTTTCCTGCGCGACTGGCGGGCGACGCTGATCCCGGCGGTCAGTATGCCGGTGGCGCTGATCGGCACGCTGGCGGCGATCTATATGGTCGGCTTCTCGATCAACATCCTGACGCTGCTGGCGATCGTGCTGGCGACCGGCCTCGTCGTCGACGACGCGATCGTGGTGCTCGAAAACATCGTGCGCCGGCGCGCCGAAGGCATGGGGCCGCGCGCCGCCGCCGTGCTCGGGACCCGCGAGGTCTTCTTCGCGGTTGTCGCCACGACCGCGACGCTTGCGGCCGTGTTCATCCCGCTTTCCTTCCTTCCGGGGCAGGTCGGCGGCCTCTTCCGTGAATTCGGCTTCGTGCTCGCCTTCTCCGTCGGCCTGTCGTCGCTTGTGGCGCTGACGCTCTGCCCGATGCTGGCCTCGCGCATGCTGACGAAGCCGATGATAGAAGATCACGGCGCGCTCGGCCGTCTGGGCGGGGCGCTCGCCCGGCTCTACAAACGGGCGCTGCATGGCTGCCTCAACGCCCCCTTCGTCGTCCTCCTGTTCTCGGTGATCTTTGCCGGCGCGGCACTCGTCGCCTTCTCGAGCGTCAAGAGCGAACTGACGCCGGAAGAGGACCGGTCGATGGTGATGATGCGGCTGACGACGCCGCAGGGATCGAGCCTCGAGTACACTCGCGACAAGATGCAGCTCGTCGAGGAAAATCTGCAGCCGCTCGTCGACCGCGGCGACATCCGCAACATTTTCTCGATCTCCGGCCAGGGCGGTTCTTTGAATAGCGGCTTCATGGTGCTCACACTTGCCCCCTGGGGAGAGCGCCACAGGACACAGGCGGAGATCGTCGGCGACATCAATCAGGCGGCAGCAAGGGTGCCGGCCCTGCGCGGCAATGCCATCTCCTCCAACAGCCTGCGCATCCGCGGTGCCGGCAGCGGCGTGCAGATGGCGCTGATCGGCAATGATCACGACGCGCTGACGGCAGCGGCCGCCAAGCTGGTCCAGGCACTCGACGCCACCGGCCGGTACGATACGCCGCGCCTGACCAACGAGCCTAGCCAGGCGCAGGTGTCGGTGGCGATCGACCGCGAGCGTGCTTCCGATCTCGGCATCGACATTACGGGGCTTTCGACGGCGATCCAGTCGCTGCTCGAAGGGCGCTCGGTGGTCGACGTCTTTGTCGACGGCGAGTCCTATCCTGTGCTTCTGACCTCGACGACGCGGCCGATCGACGATCCGACCGACCTGGAAAACGTGTTCCTGAAAACCGGCGACGGCAAGATCGTGCCGATGTCGGTCATCGCCACGATGAAGGAAGGTTCGGTTGCGCCGCAGCTCAACCGCGAACAGCAGCTCGCCTCCGTCGCGATCACCGCCGGCCTGAAGGACGGCATGTCGCTCGGCGATGCGGTCAAGCAAGTAACCGAGCTTGCGCAGCCGCTGTTGCCGGCCGGCGCGCGCCTGCTGCCGCTTGCCGAAGCCGCGACGCTGGAGGAGAATTCAAGCGGTATGGCGCTGACCTTCGGCTTTGCCATCGTCATTATTTTCCTGGTGCTGGCGGCGCAGTTCGAAAGCGTGCTGTCCTCGCTGATCATCATGTCGACGGTGCCGCTCGGCCTTGCCTGCGCCGTCTTCGCGCTTGTGATCACCGGCTCCAGCCTCAATATCTACAGCCAGATCGGACTGGTGCTCTTGGTCGGCGTCATGGCGAAGAACGGCATTCTGATCGTCGAATTCGCCAATCAGCTGCGCGACCGGGGCGAGGACGTGCGCTCGTCGATCGAAAAGGCCTGCGCCTTGCGCCTTCGCCCTGTCATGATGACGATGATCGCCACCATCCTCGGCGGCGTGCCGCTGGTCTTTGCCCATGGCGCCGGTGCAGAAGCGCGCGTGGCACTGGGCTGGGTGATCGTCGGCGGTCTCGGCTTCGCGACGCTGGTGACGCTGTTCATCACGCCGGTCGCCTATCTGCTGCTCGCCCGCTTCGGCAAGCCGCATGCCCATGAGGAAGCGCGGCTGCACGAGGAGATGGCCGTCGCCACGCGGCCACGCGCCGCTCCCGACGAGGAACAGCTGCAGGCCGCCGAATAG
- a CDS encoding efflux RND transporter periplasmic adaptor subunit yields the protein MAFWKQFILSLIVIIAGFAAWVFLVPGAGDTMRDAGIPESIVSRIAPKAEETADAEAPARAQGQQRGEGQGQGKGQGQNRRNGGARNGAILVATQAVVQGVVNDRLNAIGTGDAIRSVAVTPQASGTIREILIKSGDRVKAGQVLAKLDSEEQVIARGQADVAVKAAVEKSDLYHNIKSSVSRMDVFDSEIAEQGARLQLQAAELNLARRNIIAPIDGIVGIVPVNIGDNVTTSIPIVTLDDRSEILVDFWVPERFSNTVSVGQPVEAMSVAKPGQMFAGVVEAVDNRIDAASRTLRLRARIDNSSDELRAGMSFSVSMKFPGDKYPAVDPQSVQWDSQGSFVWLVDDDKSHKVRVSVVQRNPDFVLVKAELKDGDKIVTQGLQRVREGGAVRVSADAAANAEVATQ from the coding sequence ATGGCCTTTTGGAAGCAGTTTATACTTTCGCTCATCGTCATTATTGCCGGCTTTGCCGCGTGGGTTTTCCTTGTCCCAGGCGCCGGCGATACGATGCGCGATGCAGGTATTCCAGAGAGCATCGTTTCCAGGATCGCGCCGAAGGCTGAGGAGACGGCGGATGCTGAGGCTCCCGCCCGGGCGCAAGGCCAGCAGCGTGGCGAGGGCCAAGGACAGGGCAAGGGTCAGGGACAGAACCGCCGCAATGGCGGGGCGCGCAACGGCGCCATTCTCGTTGCGACGCAGGCGGTCGTTCAGGGCGTCGTCAACGACCGGCTGAACGCCATCGGCACGGGTGACGCGATCCGCTCGGTTGCGGTGACACCGCAGGCATCGGGCACTATCCGCGAAATCCTCATCAAGTCAGGCGACAGGGTCAAGGCCGGCCAAGTGCTCGCCAAGCTCGACAGCGAGGAGCAGGTGATCGCCCGCGGCCAGGCCGATGTGGCGGTCAAGGCCGCGGTCGAGAAATCCGATCTCTATCACAACATCAAATCCAGCGTGTCGCGCATGGACGTGTTCGATTCCGAGATCGCCGAGCAGGGCGCGCGGCTGCAGCTGCAGGCCGCCGAACTCAATCTCGCACGGCGCAACATTATTGCGCCGATCGACGGCATCGTCGGCATCGTGCCGGTCAATATCGGCGACAACGTCACGACGAGCATCCCGATCGTCACGCTCGACGACCGTTCGGAAATCCTCGTCGACTTCTGGGTCCCTGAGCGCTTCTCCAACACGGTATCGGTCGGCCAGCCGGTCGAGGCGATGTCGGTGGCAAAACCGGGACAGATGTTTGCCGGCGTGGTCGAGGCAGTCGACAACCGCATAGACGCGGCAAGCCGTACGCTTCGATTGCGCGCCCGCATCGACAACTCTTCCGATGAGCTGCGCGCCGGCATGTCCTTCAGCGTCAGCATGAAATTCCCAGGTGACAAATATCCGGCGGTCGATCCGCAGTCCGTTCAGTGGGATTCGCAAGGGTCCTTCGTCTGGCTGGTTGACGACGACAAGTCGCATAAGGTGCGGGTCAGCGTGGTGCAGCGCAACCCGGATTTCGTGCTCGTCAAAGCCGAGCTTAAGGACGGCGACAAGATTGTGACGCAGGGCCTGCAGCGGGTGCGTGAGGGCGGGGCGGTGCGCGTTTCCGCCGACGCGGCCGCGAATGCGGAGGTCGCCACGCAATGA
- a CDS encoding adenylate/guanylate cyclase domain-containing protein yields the protein MGETRRKLTTIFCADVQDYTRLMGADEEGTLAALKRCREAMGRLIESHGGRVINTWGDGLIADFPSVVEAVRAAVDTQNELAGFNARRPEDGRMLFRIGINLGDVIVEDDDIYGDGVNIAARLQASASAGGIVISSTVYDQVRNKVAVGFEFLGPLMVKNVDEGVPSYAVKIGDAKDETPPPQRPGPRPQPAAQIAEASPVPGRRRLFGVLGVIAAVLIGINLLSWQGVFWARFPVLALAVVAALAWNRSQTLFNRKVTSLAIVALGMVGINLFTWTGQFWAVWPILGIVAVMGLRWSMRR from the coding sequence ATGGGTGAAACGCGGCGCAAGCTGACGACGATCTTCTGCGCTGACGTGCAGGACTATACGCGGCTGATGGGGGCCGATGAGGAAGGGACGCTTGCGGCGTTGAAGCGTTGCCGCGAAGCGATGGGGCGCCTGATCGAAAGCCATGGCGGCCGTGTCATCAACACCTGGGGCGATGGGCTGATCGCCGATTTCCCGAGCGTGGTCGAGGCGGTGCGCGCCGCCGTCGATACCCAGAACGAACTTGCCGGTTTCAACGCCCGCCGCCCGGAAGACGGACGCATGCTGTTCCGCATCGGTATCAATCTCGGCGATGTGATCGTCGAAGACGACGACATCTACGGCGACGGCGTCAATATCGCCGCACGGCTGCAGGCTTCGGCTTCGGCCGGCGGCATCGTCATCTCAAGCACCGTTTACGACCAGGTCCGCAACAAGGTGGCGGTCGGTTTTGAGTTTCTCGGGCCGCTGATGGTGAAGAACGTCGATGAAGGCGTGCCGAGCTACGCGGTGAAGATCGGCGATGCCAAGGACGAGACGCCGCCGCCCCAACGACCAGGCCCGCGGCCGCAGCCGGCGGCTCAAATCGCCGAAGCAAGCCCAGTGCCTGGCAGACGCAGGCTGTTCGGTGTGCTCGGTGTCATCGCGGCTGTGCTGATCGGCATCAATCTTTTATCGTGGCAGGGCGTTTTCTGGGCGCGCTTTCCGGTGCTTGCGCTCGCCGTCGTCGCAGCCTTGGCCTGGAATCGCAGCCAGACCCTGTTCAACCGGAAGGTCACCTCGCTGGCGATCGTGGCCCTCGGCATGGTCGGCATCAACCTCTTTACCTGGACGGGGCAGTTCTGGGCGGTGTGGCCGATACTGGGGATTGTGGCCGTCATGGGCTTGCGATGGTCGATGCGCCGGTAA
- a CDS encoding SpoVR family protein gives MTVTMRPRERLLFEGADWDFSTLQRIHDACEEIALNELGLDVYPNQIEVITSEQMLDAYSSTGMPLFYRHWSFGKHFAHHETFYRRGMRDLAYEIVINSSPCISYLMEENSATMQTLVTAHAAFGHNHFFKNNYLFKLWTDAEGILDYLDFAKGYITRCEERYGETAVERTLDAAHALMSHGVHRFAGKTTIDLRQEEKRQQERRAHEEQMFNDLWRTVPVGKTKKTGDIGLEKRRAALGLPQDNILYFLEKTAPRLQPWQREILRIVRHVAQYFHPQRQTKVMNEGTATFVHYQIMNRLHERGQISDGNFLEFLKSHSNVVFQPSYDDRRFSGFNPYALGFAMMQDIERIVTTPTEEDRAWFPDIAGRGDAMAILRDIWANYRDESFISQFLSPNLIRQLRLFHLYDDPEQTEGVLVSAIHNERGYLRIRRQLSREYDIGWTDPAIDIVDVDLAGDRRLLLQHIVMNGCYLQENDTKLVLQHLADLWGYDVLLQEIDSSSTVAREHTASPRKIVQ, from the coding sequence ATGACCGTGACGATGAGGCCCAGAGAGCGGCTGTTGTTCGAGGGTGCCGACTGGGACTTTTCAACACTCCAGCGCATCCACGACGCCTGCGAGGAGATCGCGCTCAACGAACTCGGCCTCGACGTCTACCCAAATCAGATCGAAGTCATCACCTCGGAGCAAATGCTTGATGCCTATTCCTCGACCGGCATGCCGCTCTTTTACCGCCATTGGTCCTTCGGCAAACATTTCGCGCATCACGAAACTTTCTATCGCCGCGGGATGCGCGACCTTGCCTATGAGATCGTCATCAACAGCTCTCCCTGCATCTCCTACCTGATGGAGGAGAACTCGGCGACGATGCAGACGCTCGTCACCGCGCATGCAGCCTTCGGCCACAACCATTTCTTCAAGAACAATTATCTCTTCAAGCTCTGGACCGATGCGGAGGGCATCCTCGATTACCTCGATTTCGCCAAGGGTTACATCACCCGCTGCGAGGAGCGCTACGGCGAGACGGCCGTCGAGCGCACACTCGACGCAGCCCATGCGCTGATGTCGCACGGGGTGCATCGATTCGCGGGCAAGACCACCATCGATCTTCGCCAGGAGGAGAAGCGCCAGCAGGAGCGCCGCGCCCACGAGGAGCAGATGTTCAATGACCTCTGGCGGACGGTTCCCGTCGGCAAAACCAAAAAGACGGGCGACATCGGGTTGGAAAAGCGCCGCGCCGCCCTCGGCCTGCCGCAGGACAACATCCTTTACTTTCTTGAGAAAACGGCGCCGCGGCTGCAGCCATGGCAGCGCGAGATTCTTCGCATCGTCCGCCATGTCGCGCAATATTTCCATCCTCAGCGGCAGACCAAGGTGATGAATGAGGGAACCGCCACCTTCGTCCACTACCAGATCATGAACCGGCTTCATGAGCGGGGACAGATCAGCGACGGAAACTTCCTCGAATTCTTGAAGTCGCACTCCAACGTCGTGTTCCAGCCGAGCTATGACGACCGGCGGTTCTCGGGCTTCAATCCCTATGCGCTTGGTTTTGCGATGATGCAGGATATAGAGAGGATCGTGACGACGCCGACCGAAGAAGACCGCGCATGGTTTCCCGATATCGCCGGACGCGGCGATGCGATGGCGATCCTGCGCGACATCTGGGCCAACTATCGCGACGAGAGTTTCATCAGCCAGTTCCTGAGCCCGAACCTGATTCGCCAGTTGCGGCTGTTCCATCTCTACGACGATCCGGAACAGACCGAAGGGGTGCTGGTTTCGGCGATCCACAATGAGCGCGGATACCTGCGCATCCGCCGCCAACTCTCCCGCGAATACGATATCGGCTGGACCGATCCGGCCATCGATATCGTCGACGTCGACCTCGCCGGCGACCGCCGGCTGTTGCTGCAGCACATCGTAATGAATGGCTGCTATCTTCAGGAAAACGACACGAAGCTCGTCCTCCAGCATCTCGCCGATCTCTGGGGCTACGACGTCTTGCTGCAGGAAATCGATAGCTCGAGCACGGTGGCGAGAGAGCATACGGCGAGCCCGCGCAAGATCGTTCAGTAA
- a CDS encoding YeaH/YhbH family protein, whose product MHIVDRRLNPRGKSLENRQRFLRRMKGAVQQAVKRSLQNRNIRDVLDGGEISLPIDGMAEPNLRRGDGGIRDHILPGNRAFVEGDILPRPPGSRGGKPKDAGEGDGEDGFRFVLTREEFLDVFLDDLELPDLAKRRLAETEEETPFRAGYSVSGSPSNIAVGRTTRLAMMRRVALHRPRREEIEALQRQIEECEDDESRLALEAKLKSLTEKSRRIPYIDPLDVRYRRFENEPKPVAKAVMFCLMDVSGSMSEHMKDLAKRFYLLLYLFLSKRYKKVEIVFIRHTDKAEEVDEETFFYGPATGGTLVSSALAAMRSIIAARFDPAEWNIYGAQASDGDNAHSDGNLSGQLLREILPLCQYFAYIEVGEEGGDSSISRSPLWMLYDGIRSELQPLSMRKVCRRNEIFPVFHDLFQKRDAQPRVTP is encoded by the coding sequence ATGCACATTGTCGACCGGCGGTTAAATCCGCGCGGTAAAAGTCTGGAAAATCGGCAGCGGTTCCTTCGACGCATGAAGGGCGCCGTGCAGCAGGCGGTCAAACGTTCTCTGCAAAACCGCAACATTCGCGATGTGCTCGACGGCGGGGAAATCAGCCTGCCGATCGACGGGATGGCCGAGCCGAACTTGCGGAGGGGCGATGGCGGCATCCGCGATCATATCCTGCCTGGAAACAGGGCCTTCGTCGAAGGCGACATTCTTCCGCGCCCGCCGGGGAGCAGGGGCGGAAAACCCAAGGATGCGGGCGAGGGCGACGGCGAGGACGGCTTCCGTTTCGTACTGACGCGCGAGGAATTCCTTGATGTGTTCCTGGACGATCTGGAACTGCCCGACCTTGCCAAGCGGCGTCTGGCCGAAACCGAAGAGGAAACGCCCTTCCGCGCCGGCTATTCCGTATCGGGATCGCCGTCCAATATCGCCGTCGGTCGCACGACCAGGCTGGCGATGATGCGCCGTGTCGCACTTCACCGTCCGCGCCGCGAAGAGATCGAAGCCCTGCAGCGACAGATCGAGGAGTGCGAGGACGACGAGAGCCGCCTGGCGCTTGAAGCAAAACTTAAATCCCTGACGGAAAAAAGCCGGCGTATTCCCTATATCGATCCGCTCGACGTGCGGTATCGCCGCTTCGAAAACGAGCCGAAGCCCGTGGCCAAAGCCGTGATGTTCTGCCTGATGGACGTCTCCGGCTCCATGTCGGAACACATGAAGGACCTGGCCAAGCGGTTCTATCTGCTGCTCTATCTCTTCCTGTCGAAGCGCTACAAGAAAGTGGAGATCGTCTTCATCCGCCACACGGACAAGGCGGAGGAAGTCGACGAGGAAACCTTCTTCTATGGCCCGGCGACGGGCGGTACGCTGGTTTCCAGCGCCCTTGCGGCCATGCGGTCGATCATCGCGGCGCGTTTCGATCCGGCCGAATGGAATATTTATGGCGCCCAGGCCTCCGATGGCGACAACGCCCATTCGGACGGGAATTTGAGCGGGCAGCTGCTGCGCGAGATTTTGCCGCTGTGTCAGTATTTCGCCTATATCGAGGTCGGCGAGGAAGGCGGCGACTCCTCGATATCCCGTTCACCGCTTTGGATGCTCTATGACGGGATCCGTTCCGAGCTGCAGCCGCTTTCGATGCGCAAGGTCTGCCGGCGAAACGAAATATTCCCGGTTTTCCATGATCTCTTCCAGAAACGTGACGCACAGCCGAGGGTGACACCATGA